DNA sequence from the Thiosulfativibrio zosterae genome:
GCGGTGCAGGTGTAGCGTCCGTGTAGGATGAGAAGATGGTGTGCGGGAATGATGTATTGTTTTGGGATGTTTTTAAGCAGGGCTTTTTCTACTTCTAACACATTTTTGCCTGGTGCCAATTTAGTGCGGTTGGAAACTCTAAAAATATGGGTGTCTACTGCCATGGTGGGATGCCCAAAGGCGGTATTCAGAACCACATTGGTGGTTTTTCTACCAACGCCTGGCAAGGCTTCGAGAGCAGCGCGGTCTTCTGGGATTTGTGAGCCGTGCAGCTCAATCAGCATTTTGCAGGTTTTGATAATATTGGCACCCTTGGTGTTAAACAGCCCAATGGTTTTGATATATTCTTTGAGTCCGTCCTCGCCGAGCGCATAGATAGCTTCAGGGGTGTTGGCGACGGGGAACAACTTAGCGGTGGCAATATTGACGCCCTTATCAGTGGCTTGTGCAGACAGGATAACTGCAATCAGGAGTTCAAACGGATTGCTGTAATTGAGTTCGGTTTCTGGGTTGGGAATCGCCTCAGATAGGCGTTGAAAAATCTCAAGGCGTTTTTGTTTATTCATGGGGTTCAAGCATTATTTGATGGGATTAACAGCAACTTGAATACCCAGTGCATTTTGCTTTTTCTCAGCTTTACGCAGTTCAATGGCATTTTTAGCTGCCACAAATAGACCCAGTGCTATGAAAGCGCCCGGCGGTAAAATCGCTAATAAAACAGGGTGAAAATCTTCGCTCAAATAGAAGGTCATGTTTTTGGCACCTTCACCAAACATCAAGTCCATCTGGTCAAACAAGGTGCCGTTGCCGATCAACTCACGCACAGCGCCAAGCAATACTAAAATGAGTGCAAATCCCAGCCCCATAAAGAGCGCGTCAACTATGGCTTTATCCACTGGGTTTTTGGAGGCATAGGCTTCTGCACGCCCAAGAATGGCGCAGTTGGTCACGATGAGTGGAATAAAGATCCCTAAAATGCCATGTAAGGTATGCAGATAAGCGTTCATCAATAAATCAATAATGGTCACTGCTGAGGCAATAATTGCAATGAAAACAGGAATGCGAATTTCATCTGAGACATAATCACGAATCAACGACACCAAAACATTTGATACCAATAAAACCGCCATGGTCGCTAAGCCTAACCCGATACCATTAACGGTATTGTTGGTGACAGCGAGCAATGGGCAGAGTCCCAGTAAAGCAACTAAGGCTTGGTTATTAGACCAAAGTCCGCTTTCGGCAATTTTTTGATATTCCGCCAATTTCATTTTTAAAAAGCTGGGTTGTGTGAGTTCAGTCATAGAGGGCATCTCTGTGTTGGTTGAGATAATCAAGGGTATTACGCACGGCTTTGACAACCGCTCTTGGGGTAATGGTAGCCCCAGTGAACTGGTCAAAATCACCACCATCTTTACGGACACGCCAGCGCGGGGCATTTTCATCACGCAAATTGCGGCCATCAAAAGTGCGAATCCATTGAGATTTTTTGATTTCTATTTTGTCACCTAACCCGGGGGTTTCTTTGTGCTCTAACACACGCACACCAGCAATGCGGCCATCCGCTAAAACGCCCATGAGGATATGAATATCCCCACTGTAACCATCGGGGGCTATGGTTTGCAAAATGACACCCGTGGGTTGTCCGTCTTTACGCACTCGATAAAGGGTGACTGGCTCAGAAGTTCCTAGAAATTCAGGTGCAATGATTTGTTTGGTATCGAGTAAGGGGTCGTTGTTATAGTTTTCGGGTGGCATCACCTGATTAAAGGTGTCTAAGATGGTTTGTTTTTGCGCGATGGCAATGGGTTCTGCGGTGATAAAGCGGATGCCAAGGAGCAAGCCAACACCGACCAAGGTAAATAGGCTTAAAGACACAGCAGATTTGGCCATTTGTTGCCAAAGGGTTTTTGAGGGGATTGGATTAGGTTGGCTCATTTTAAATCCATCATTTACGCACTAAACCATGCCCAAACACACGCGGTTGAGTGTATTGGTCAATCAGCGGGACACACATATTCATAATCAAAATCGCAAAGGCAATACCATCGGGGAAAGCGCCCCAATTACGAATCACATACAATAAAACGCCTATGCCTGCAGCATAAACCAAACGACCACGAGGGGTTGTTGAGGCGGTGACTGGGTCGGTGATAATAAAAAATGCCGCTAACATAGTGCCCCCTGAAAACAGATGGAAACTAACT
Encoded proteins:
- the rsxG gene encoding electron transport complex subunit RsxG, whose amino-acid sequence is MSQPNPIPSKTLWQQMAKSAVSLSLFTLVGVGLLLGIRFITAEPIAIAQKQTILDTFNQVMPPENYNNDPLLDTKQIIAPEFLGTSEPVTLYRVRKDGQPTGVILQTIAPDGYSGDIHILMGVLADGRIAGVRVLEHKETPGLGDKIEIKKSQWIRTFDGRNLRDENAPRWRVRKDGGDFDQFTGATITPRAVVKAVRNTLDYLNQHRDALYD
- the nth gene encoding endonuclease III, translating into MNKQKRLEIFQRLSEAIPNPETELNYSNPFELLIAVILSAQATDKGVNIATAKLFPVANTPEAIYALGEDGLKEYIKTIGLFNTKGANIIKTCKMLIELHGSQIPEDRAALEALPGVGRKTTNVVLNTAFGHPTMAVDTHIFRVSNRTKLAPGKNVLEVEKALLKNIPKQYIIPAHHLLILHGRYTCTARKPRCGACCIYDLCEFKEKTV
- a CDS encoding electron transport complex subunit E, translating into MTELTQPSFLKMKLAEYQKIAESGLWSNNQALVALLGLCPLLAVTNNTVNGIGLGLATMAVLLVSNVLVSLIRDYVSDEIRIPVFIAIIASAVTIIDLLMNAYLHTLHGILGIFIPLIVTNCAILGRAEAYASKNPVDKAIVDALFMGLGFALILVLLGAVRELIGNGTLFDQMDLMFGEGAKNMTFYLSEDFHPVLLAILPPGAFIALGLFVAAKNAIELRKAEKKQNALGIQVAVNPIK